A portion of the Microbacterium hominis genome contains these proteins:
- a CDS encoding TetR/AcrR family transcriptional regulator — translation MSSPKVQADATVRRRPRERKRQIETAAALAFAEHGYHQVSMHDVAQAVGISAPALYRHFPNKYALFAQTVFDLAHRLVESTTDAAAMPIDDAAQARTALDMHLNALISTTIEMRATGGVYRWEGRYLEQADRDRLTGEFRTLRERMLPALHVYRPGMTDDDAVVQVLAALASIASITTHRTVIASKQLRALLGDAAWRLLDVELPADDPDLPRERAEPHEATTRRERLIVEAIAQFFARGYHEVTIEDIAGAVDLTPSGVYRHFESKSAILLEACVRASGQLEAARIDALAVTGSPIVVLRALCDDYVRHSFENYQLVGVWAADISALEADEGRRVRALQRAYVAEWSELLGRARPELSSRDALVLVHAGFNVVADVAVMLRHRTNAAVSTRVSTLLRATLGIE, via the coding sequence ATGTCCAGCCCGAAGGTGCAGGCCGACGCAACGGTGCGCCGCCGTCCCCGGGAGCGCAAGCGGCAGATCGAGACCGCTGCCGCCCTCGCGTTCGCCGAGCACGGCTATCACCAGGTCAGCATGCACGACGTCGCCCAGGCCGTCGGCATCTCCGCGCCCGCGCTGTACCGGCACTTCCCCAACAAGTACGCGCTGTTCGCGCAGACCGTGTTCGACCTCGCCCACCGGCTGGTGGAGTCGACGACGGATGCTGCGGCCATGCCGATCGACGACGCCGCGCAGGCGCGCACCGCCCTCGACATGCACCTGAACGCGCTCATCTCGACGACGATCGAGATGCGCGCCACGGGTGGGGTGTACCGGTGGGAGGGCCGCTATCTGGAGCAGGCGGACCGTGATCGCCTGACGGGCGAGTTCCGCACGCTTCGCGAGCGCATGCTTCCCGCGCTGCACGTCTACCGTCCGGGCATGACCGACGACGACGCCGTCGTGCAGGTGCTCGCGGCGTTGGCATCCATCGCGAGCATCACGACCCACCGCACCGTGATCGCCTCGAAGCAGCTGCGGGCGCTGCTGGGCGACGCCGCCTGGCGGCTGCTCGACGTCGAGCTTCCCGCCGACGACCCCGACCTGCCCCGCGAGCGCGCGGAGCCGCACGAGGCGACCACGCGCCGCGAGCGGCTGATCGTGGAGGCGATCGCGCAGTTCTTCGCGCGGGGCTACCACGAGGTCACGATCGAGGACATCGCCGGTGCGGTCGACCTCACTCCGTCGGGTGTCTACCGCCATTTCGAGAGCAAGTCGGCCATCCTGCTCGAGGCATGCGTGCGGGCCTCGGGGCAGCTGGAGGCGGCGCGCATCGATGCGCTCGCGGTGACCGGATCGCCGATCGTGGTGCTGAGAGCGCTATGCGACGACTACGTGCGCCACAGCTTCGAGAACTACCAGCTCGTCGGCGTGTGGGCCGCCGACATCTCGGCGCTCGAGGCCGACGAGGGCAGGCGCGTGCGTGCGCTGCAGCGCGCGTACGTCGCCGAGTGGTCGGAGCTGCTGGGCCGCGCGCGGCCCGAGCTGTCGTCGCGCGATGCGCTCGTGCTGGTGCACGCCGGCTTCAACGTCGTCGCCGATGTGGCCGTGATGCTGCGCCACCGCACCAACGCCGCGGTCTCGACCCGCGTCTCCACGCTGCTGCGGGCGACCCTCGGAATCGAGTGA
- a CDS encoding ABC transporter ATP-binding protein: MSLLTVDLAHAGYGAVPVLHDVAFEVPEGGRLVILGANGAGKTTTLRALTGLCTAVGSIHVAGAEIRGLATHRIARRGVAHVPQGRGTVPDLTVRENLLLGGITRPPREVAGDVDFWMERFPRLGERAARPASGLSGGEQQLLAIARAFMARPRIVLLDEPSLGLAPLVTAEVFAAVDELARDRGTALLIVEQNARLALDIADEALVLENGRIVTRGTAAALRDDADVRRAYLGA; encoded by the coding sequence ATGAGCCTGCTCACCGTCGACCTCGCCCACGCCGGCTACGGTGCCGTACCCGTGCTCCACGACGTCGCATTCGAGGTGCCCGAGGGCGGGCGCCTCGTGATCCTCGGTGCGAACGGCGCCGGCAAGACCACCACCCTGCGCGCGCTCACGGGGCTCTGCACGGCGGTGGGAAGCATCCACGTCGCCGGGGCCGAGATCCGAGGACTCGCCACCCACCGCATCGCCCGGCGCGGCGTCGCCCACGTGCCCCAGGGGCGCGGGACGGTCCCCGACCTCACCGTGCGCGAGAACCTGCTGCTCGGGGGCATCACCCGGCCGCCGCGGGAGGTCGCCGGAGATGTCGACTTCTGGATGGAGCGCTTCCCCCGGCTCGGCGAGCGCGCCGCCCGGCCCGCCTCCGGGCTCAGCGGCGGCGAGCAGCAGCTGCTCGCGATCGCCCGCGCATTCATGGCCCGTCCGCGCATCGTGCTGCTCGACGAGCCGTCGCTGGGCCTGGCTCCGCTGGTGACCGCGGAGGTGTTCGCCGCGGTCGACGAGCTCGCGCGCGACCGGGGGACGGCACTGCTCATCGTCGAGCAGAACGCGCGCCTCGCGCTCGACATCGCCGACGAGGCCCTGGTGCTCGAGAACGGCCGCATCGTCACCCGCGGCACCGCCGCCGCCCTGCGCGACGACGCCGACGTGCGCCGCGCGTACCTGGGCGCATGA
- a CDS encoding ABC transporter substrate-binding protein, giving the protein MHHTARTTRGRIAALTAFAAASALVLAGCAGRGDEAAAPEADTTEECSPGFTDTEVLIGNSIPLSGPAAAYGAIGQAIELYFDDINAAGGLEFADGTTRDVEVTVIDDGYDPAKTTVNLRQLVEQDGVFALAGVLGTGAAIGAASYVEEQGVPNLFVGTGTDAILALHEEDPWTTGFMPQYGFEVQALAEYIVAEHPGAKAAILYQNDDFGESIRAGFEAAFEGTDVEIVAAESYELTSATVDSQVTNLAASDADVFLDWAVGAFATQSLKKKLELGWDATTVINAPAADATFFLKPAGEGAADGVVSIAYTKDITDPSLAGDAGYDAWAEFAAAHSDTINALSAPAAAGYQTAQLLEAALMAMEGCTREALLEAATSFDGLELDLAPVPVTTSPDYPYVWSEIGVQVFNGENWDLQEKTYTVGG; this is encoded by the coding sequence ATGCACCACACAGCACGCACGACCCGGGGGCGCATCGCCGCCCTCACCGCCTTCGCCGCGGCATCCGCCCTGGTGCTCGCCGGCTGCGCCGGACGCGGCGACGAGGCGGCCGCACCCGAAGCGGACACGACCGAGGAGTGCAGCCCCGGCTTCACCGACACCGAGGTGCTGATCGGCAACAGCATCCCGCTCTCCGGCCCCGCCGCCGCGTACGGCGCGATCGGCCAGGCGATCGAGCTCTACTTCGACGACATCAACGCCGCCGGCGGACTCGAGTTCGCCGACGGCACGACCCGCGACGTCGAGGTCACCGTGATCGACGACGGCTACGACCCGGCAAAGACCACCGTGAACCTGCGCCAGCTCGTCGAGCAGGACGGCGTCTTCGCCCTCGCCGGCGTGCTCGGCACCGGTGCCGCCATCGGCGCCGCGTCGTACGTCGAAGAGCAGGGCGTGCCGAACCTGTTCGTCGGCACCGGCACCGACGCGATCCTCGCGCTGCACGAGGAGGACCCCTGGACCACGGGCTTCATGCCCCAGTACGGCTTCGAGGTGCAGGCCCTCGCGGAGTACATCGTCGCGGAGCATCCGGGCGCGAAGGCCGCGATCCTGTACCAGAACGACGACTTCGGCGAGAGCATCCGCGCCGGGTTCGAGGCGGCGTTCGAGGGCACCGACGTGGAGATCGTGGCAGCGGAGTCCTACGAGCTGACCTCGGCGACGGTCGACAGCCAGGTGACCAACCTCGCCGCCTCCGACGCCGACGTGTTCCTCGACTGGGCGGTGGGCGCGTTCGCCACGCAGTCCTTGAAGAAGAAGCTCGAGCTCGGCTGGGACGCCACCACGGTGATCAACGCGCCCGCCGCCGACGCGACGTTCTTCCTGAAGCCCGCCGGCGAGGGCGCCGCCGACGGCGTCGTCTCCATCGCCTACACGAAGGACATCACCGACCCGTCGCTGGCGGGAGATGCCGGGTACGACGCGTGGGCGGAGTTCGCCGCCGCCCACTCCGACACGATCAACGCCCTCTCCGCGCCCGCCGCGGCCGGCTACCAGACCGCGCAGCTGCTCGAGGCGGCGCTGATGGCGATGGAGGGCTGCACACGCGAAGCGCTGCTGGAGGCGGCCACCTCGTTCGACGGGCTCGAGCTCGACCTCGCACCGGTGCCGGTCACGACCAGCCCCGACTACCCCTACGTGTGGAGCGAGATCGGGGTTCAGGTCTTCAACGGGGAGAACTGGGATCTCCAGGAGAAGACCTACACGGTGGGCGGCTGA
- a CDS encoding alcohol dehydrogenase catalytic domain-containing protein, with amino-acid sequence MNADVAAIVRDRGSSPLLERVSVAAPRAGEVLVRVLATGVCHTDLVAIDGGVGYPFPAVFGHEGSGIVEAVGEGVSRVRPGDRVVLSFASCGACTTCREGHPAYCERFAALNHRPESDAIVVAATGEPVSTAFMRQSSWATRVIAHESNTVPVAGDVPAVVAAPLGCGVLTGAGTVLNVLAPAPGSGILVLGSGAVGLSAVMAAKASGCRDIIAVDPLPARRRLALDVGATVAIPPELVAETIATVGAVRHVLDTVGTQESTDAAIAALAPHGTIATVALRPGSNRISVPQGRLLWGRTIRGVIEGDAVVERDIPRLVDLWRAGALPVEKIVTVYPLDAIGQAIDDTRAGRTVKAVLLTPDGGEEAPGAASPLALLDQLRERRFGDDDLARLWRTLPPVEPAQLRGRWRGWAVTRGHRAERMLERSGWYGKHFHTDDDVDPIIVRTRDGDLVADESFSRGGASLWRVERDGVLTAAMVYDALPIIDSFTRLSEDAVFGVMGGKGTADAGRDFYFVLERDADGDPSP; translated from the coding sequence ATGAACGCCGACGTCGCCGCGATCGTGCGCGATCGCGGCAGTTCCCCCCTGCTCGAACGCGTGTCCGTCGCGGCCCCGCGGGCCGGAGAGGTGCTCGTGCGGGTGCTCGCCACGGGGGTCTGCCACACCGACCTCGTCGCGATCGACGGCGGCGTCGGCTACCCCTTCCCGGCGGTCTTCGGCCACGAGGGCAGCGGCATCGTGGAGGCCGTCGGCGAGGGAGTGAGCCGGGTGCGACCGGGCGATCGGGTCGTGCTCAGCTTCGCCTCGTGCGGCGCATGCACGACCTGCCGCGAGGGACACCCGGCCTACTGCGAGCGGTTCGCCGCTCTCAACCACCGGCCCGAGTCCGACGCGATCGTCGTGGCCGCGACGGGCGAGCCGGTGAGCACCGCCTTCATGCGGCAGTCGTCGTGGGCCACCCGCGTGATCGCGCACGAGTCGAACACCGTGCCCGTCGCCGGCGATGTGCCTGCCGTGGTCGCCGCACCCCTCGGGTGCGGCGTGCTCACCGGCGCGGGCACGGTGCTCAACGTTCTCGCGCCCGCGCCGGGCAGCGGCATCCTCGTCCTCGGATCGGGGGCTGTGGGGCTGTCCGCGGTGATGGCCGCGAAGGCGAGTGGATGCCGCGACATCATCGCGGTCGACCCGCTGCCCGCCCGCCGCCGGCTCGCCCTCGACGTCGGGGCGACCGTCGCGATCCCCCCGGAGCTGGTCGCGGAGACCATCGCGACCGTCGGCGCGGTGCGGCATGTGCTCGACACCGTCGGAACGCAGGAGTCCACCGACGCCGCGATCGCCGCGCTCGCACCGCACGGCACGATCGCCACGGTCGCGCTTCGCCCGGGCAGCAATCGCATCTCGGTCCCGCAGGGGCGACTTCTGTGGGGGCGCACCATCCGCGGCGTGATCGAGGGCGACGCGGTCGTCGAGCGCGACATCCCCCGCCTGGTCGATCTCTGGCGGGCCGGCGCACTGCCCGTCGAGAAGATCGTCACCGTCTACCCGCTCGATGCGATCGGGCAGGCGATCGACGACACGCGGGCCGGGCGCACCGTCAAGGCCGTGCTGCTGACCCCCGACGGGGGTGAGGAGGCGCCGGGCGCGGCATCCCCTCTCGCTCTGCTCGACCAGCTGCGCGAGCGCCGCTTCGGCGACGACGACCTCGCGAGGCTCTGGCGCACGCTGCCGCCGGTCGAGCCGGCGCAGCTGCGGGGACGCTGGCGGGGCTGGGCGGTCACGCGCGGGCACCGCGCCGAGCGCATGCTCGAGCGATCGGGGTGGTACGGCAAGCACTTCCACACCGACGACGACGTCGACCCGATCATCGTGCGCACCCGCGACGGCGACCTCGTCGCCGACGAATCGTTCTCCCGCGGCGGCGCATCGCTGTGGCGCGTCGAGCGCGACGGCGTCCTCACCGCCGCGATGGTCTACGACGCCCTGCCGATCATCGACAGCTTCACCCGACTCTCCGAAGACGCGGTCTTCGGAGTCATGGGCGGCAAGGGCACCGCCGACGCCGGACGCGACTTCTACTTCGTGCTCGAGCGGGACGCCGACGGCGACCCCTCACCCTGA
- a CDS encoding ABC transporter ATP-binding protein, with protein sequence MTAPLLQVAEVRLAFGGLQALDGPSFTVDDGEIVGLIGPNGAGKTSLFNCVSGLYRPQSGSIRVGGAEVIGMPRHRVAGLGVGRTFQNLGLFSTQSVLENVLAGAHHTTRGGYWASALAVPGIARTEAAIRHDAAELLEALDLGDVAHRIAGTLPFGTLKRVELARALLASPRLLLVDEPANGLIHSEVAELGTTLRGLARERGTAILLVEHHMGLVMSTCDRVVVLNFGRLIASGKPADVARDPEVVAAYLGAAA encoded by the coding sequence ATGACCGCCCCCCTCCTGCAGGTCGCCGAGGTGCGTCTCGCCTTCGGCGGCCTGCAGGCCCTCGACGGGCCGTCGTTCACCGTCGACGACGGCGAGATCGTCGGCCTCATCGGACCGAACGGCGCCGGCAAGACGAGCCTGTTCAACTGCGTCAGCGGCCTCTACCGCCCGCAGTCCGGATCGATCCGCGTGGGCGGCGCCGAGGTGATCGGGATGCCGCGCCACCGCGTCGCCGGCCTGGGGGTGGGCCGCACCTTCCAGAACCTCGGGCTCTTCTCCACCCAGTCGGTGCTCGAGAACGTGCTCGCCGGCGCGCACCACACCACTCGCGGCGGCTATTGGGCGAGCGCCCTCGCAGTGCCGGGAATCGCCCGCACCGAGGCGGCGATCCGCCACGACGCCGCCGAGCTGCTGGAGGCCCTCGATCTCGGCGACGTCGCCCATCGCATCGCCGGCACCCTGCCCTTCGGCACTCTCAAGCGCGTCGAGCTCGCGCGGGCGCTGCTGGCCTCGCCGCGGCTGCTGCTCGTGGATGAGCCGGCGAACGGCCTCATCCACAGCGAGGTCGCCGAGCTCGGCACCACCCTGCGCGGCCTCGCCCGGGAGCGCGGCACCGCGATCCTGCTCGTCGAGCACCACATGGGTCTCGTGATGTCGACGTGCGATCGCGTCGTCGTGCTCAACTTCGGCCGACTCATCGCCTCGGGCAAGCCCGCCGACGTCGCCCGCGACCCCGAGGTCGTCGCCGCCTATCTGGGGGCGGCCGCATGA
- a CDS encoding long-chain-fatty-acid--CoA ligase, with protein sequence MTEVQRVIPSAARRNHWMNQVAGHAAMKPDATAFTFVGKVWTWGAVNRRMDSFAAALQRHGVGFGDRVLLLTLNRPEVVEAIFGINRIGAMAVPINFRLTPPEIAYIVDDADASVIVVEAPLAPLVGAVAQITDRITTVIVIGEAGEGQESFESLVAEGPQGLDAPDVPEDTPALIVYTSGTTGRPKGAVLDHINMFSQSITCIRANDVTDESDIAFLTAPLFHIAGMGSIAPNFILGIPTVIHPLGAFNPSELLDAWERSGATIVFNVPQQWQAICADPSIPDRDLKIRIASWGAAPASETLLRTMADTFPEATIVAVFGQTELSPITCVLKGEDSHRKIGSVGRPIPTIQYRVVNEDGEDVAPGEVGEILYRGPTLMQGYWRKPVETAEAFEGGWFHSGDLVRQDAEGFVWVVDRKKDMIISGGENVYCAEVENVLFAHPKILDVAIYGREDERWGEIPVAAVVVTPGQELDLEELQAWAADKLARYKQPKALVTVEAVVRNAGGKVDKVRLRAADRALTTA encoded by the coding sequence ATGACCGAAGTGCAGCGCGTGATCCCGAGCGCCGCCCGCCGCAACCACTGGATGAACCAGGTTGCCGGCCACGCCGCGATGAAGCCCGATGCGACGGCCTTCACGTTCGTCGGCAAGGTGTGGACCTGGGGCGCCGTCAACCGCCGCATGGACAGCTTCGCCGCGGCACTCCAGCGCCACGGCGTGGGCTTCGGCGACCGGGTGCTGCTGCTCACGCTCAACCGCCCCGAGGTCGTCGAGGCGATCTTCGGCATCAACCGCATCGGCGCGATGGCCGTGCCCATCAACTTCCGGCTCACGCCGCCCGAGATCGCCTACATCGTCGACGACGCCGACGCGAGCGTCATCGTGGTCGAGGCTCCGCTGGCCCCGCTCGTCGGCGCCGTCGCCCAGATCACCGACCGCATCACGACCGTCATCGTCATCGGCGAGGCCGGCGAAGGACAGGAGTCCTTCGAATCGCTCGTGGCCGAGGGGCCCCAAGGACTCGACGCCCCCGACGTGCCCGAGGACACGCCCGCGCTCATCGTCTACACCTCGGGCACCACCGGCCGCCCCAAGGGCGCCGTGCTCGATCACATCAACATGTTCTCGCAGTCGATCACCTGCATCCGCGCGAACGACGTGACCGATGAGAGCGACATCGCCTTCCTCACCGCCCCGCTGTTCCACATCGCCGGGATGGGCTCCATCGCGCCGAACTTCATCCTCGGCATCCCCACCGTGATCCACCCCCTCGGGGCGTTCAACCCGTCCGAGCTGCTCGACGCGTGGGAGCGCTCGGGCGCGACGATCGTCTTCAACGTCCCCCAGCAGTGGCAGGCCATCTGCGCCGACCCGAGCATCCCGGACCGCGACTTGAAGATCCGCATCGCGAGCTGGGGAGCGGCCCCCGCGTCGGAGACGCTGCTGCGCACGATGGCCGACACCTTCCCCGAAGCGACGATCGTGGCCGTCTTCGGCCAGACCGAGCTCTCCCCCATCACCTGTGTGCTCAAGGGCGAGGACTCCCATCGCAAGATCGGCTCGGTCGGAAGGCCCATCCCGACGATCCAGTACCGCGTCGTCAACGAAGACGGCGAAGATGTGGCACCCGGCGAGGTGGGCGAGATCCTCTACCGCGGCCCCACCCTCATGCAGGGCTACTGGCGCAAGCCCGTGGAGACCGCGGAGGCGTTCGAGGGCGGGTGGTTCCACTCCGGCGACCTCGTGCGTCAGGACGCCGAGGGGTTCGTGTGGGTCGTCGACCGCAAGAAGGACATGATCATCTCGGGCGGCGAGAACGTCTACTGCGCCGAGGTCGAGAACGTGCTGTTCGCCCACCCGAAGATCCTCGACGTGGCGATCTACGGCCGCGAGGACGAGCGCTGGGGCGAGATCCCGGTCGCCGCGGTCGTCGTGACCCCGGGGCAGGAACTCGATCTCGAGGAGCTGCAGGCCTGGGCCGCCGACAAGCTCGCCCGCTACAAGCAGCCGAAGGCCCTGGTGACGGTCGAGGCGGTCGTGCGCAACGCCGGAGGCAAGGTCGACAAGGTCAGGCTGCGCGCCGCGGATCGCGCACTGACGACCGCCTGA
- a CDS encoding ABC transporter ATP-binding protein — translation MTDVIRTSGLHKHYGRVHALDGLDLTVASGEIHGFLGPNGAGKSTTIRVLLGLARATSGEASVFGLHPWRDAVDIHRRVAYVPGDVSLWPNISGGEAIDLLARLRGAGAHDPGYRSEKERLIEAFQFDPRKKGRAYSKGNRQKVAVIAAFAVPAELYILDEPTSGLDPLMEVMFRRELTRVKEAGATVLLSSHILSEVEQVCDRVSIVRAGSIVESGTLAELRHLTRTEVSFEGADAAVAATLPGAHDAIVEEGRVRFTVDSDQIAGLLPDLGRLGVAGLRVAPPSLEELFLRHYGDDFAALEGQGR, via the coding sequence ATGACCGATGTCATCCGCACGAGCGGCCTCCACAAGCACTACGGCCGCGTCCACGCCCTCGACGGGCTCGACCTCACCGTCGCCTCCGGTGAGATCCACGGCTTCCTCGGCCCCAACGGGGCAGGCAAGTCGACCACGATCCGCGTGCTGCTCGGCCTCGCTCGCGCGACCTCGGGCGAGGCATCCGTCTTCGGCCTGCATCCGTGGCGGGATGCCGTCGACATCCATCGACGCGTCGCCTACGTGCCCGGCGACGTGAGCCTGTGGCCGAACATCTCCGGCGGCGAGGCGATCGACCTGCTCGCCCGGCTGCGCGGTGCCGGGGCGCACGATCCGGGCTACCGCAGCGAGAAGGAGCGCCTCATCGAGGCGTTCCAGTTCGATCCGCGCAAGAAGGGCCGCGCGTACTCGAAGGGGAATCGGCAGAAGGTCGCCGTGATCGCCGCGTTCGCCGTGCCCGCCGAGCTGTACATCCTCGACGAGCCCACGAGCGGCCTCGACCCCCTGATGGAGGTCATGTTCCGGCGCGAGCTGACCCGCGTGAAGGAGGCGGGCGCCACCGTGCTGCTGTCGAGTCACATCCTCTCCGAGGTCGAGCAGGTGTGCGATCGCGTCTCGATCGTGCGCGCCGGGTCGATCGTCGAATCGGGCACGCTCGCCGAGCTTCGCCACCTGACCCGCACCGAGGTGTCGTTCGAAGGCGCCGATGCCGCCGTCGCGGCCACCCTTCCCGGCGCCCACGACGCGATCGTCGAAGAGGGCCGCGTGCGGTTCACGGTCGACAGCGACCAGATCGCGGGGCTCCTCCCCGACCTCGGCCGGCTCGGCGTGGCGGGGCTGCGGGTCGCGCCGCCCTCGCTCGAGGAGCTGTTCCTGCGCCACTACGGCGACGACTTCGCCGCGCTCGAGGGCCAGGGACGATGA
- a CDS encoding branched-chain amino acid ABC transporter permease, producing the protein MTLATQTLPRVGRPPRTSIVEWLRTPRPPLAPPRWLRVMLFVLGAVALAIVPLVNPSYINLSLTLVMIWTIVGLGLNLLVGFGGQVSLGHSAFFAIGAYTVAVGGEAGLGQLPSLVVAGALPFVVGYLVGLPALRLHGLQLGLVTLALAMATPAVIRLLEPLTHGSRGIAIDGDPPPFVPLAHDQWVYYLALVIAALAYVVTRRLARGRLGRSFVAVRDAELVAQTLGVDIAQTKTRLFAASAVYAGVAGGLYALLLEFMGPENFGLLLSISFVTLIVVGGLATVPGAVLGALFIQYVPQLTSAISPAATGAAYGLVLVLFAFFVPFGLAGLLRGALGPVIAKIPGRR; encoded by the coding sequence ATGACGCTGGCGACCCAGACCCTGCCCCGCGTCGGCCGGCCGCCGCGCACCTCGATCGTCGAATGGCTGCGCACCCCCCGCCCGCCGCTCGCGCCCCCGCGCTGGCTGCGCGTGATGCTGTTCGTACTCGGCGCGGTCGCGCTCGCGATCGTGCCGCTGGTCAACCCGAGCTACATCAACCTCTCCCTCACCCTCGTGATGATCTGGACGATCGTGGGCCTCGGCCTCAACCTGCTGGTCGGCTTCGGCGGGCAGGTCTCGCTCGGTCACTCCGCCTTCTTCGCCATCGGCGCGTATACGGTCGCGGTCGGCGGCGAGGCGGGACTCGGCCAGCTCCCCTCGCTCGTCGTCGCCGGCGCCCTCCCGTTCGTCGTCGGCTATCTCGTCGGCCTTCCCGCCCTCCGCCTGCACGGTCTGCAGCTCGGCCTGGTGACGCTGGCGCTCGCAATGGCGACGCCCGCCGTCATCCGTCTGCTCGAACCGCTCACGCACGGCAGCCGCGGCATCGCGATCGACGGCGATCCACCGCCGTTCGTGCCGCTGGCCCACGACCAGTGGGTGTACTACCTGGCGCTGGTGATCGCCGCCCTCGCCTACGTCGTCACCCGCCGTCTCGCGCGCGGGCGCCTGGGGCGCTCCTTCGTGGCGGTGCGCGACGCCGAACTCGTCGCGCAGACGCTCGGGGTCGACATCGCCCAGACCAAGACGCGCCTATTCGCGGCATCCGCCGTCTACGCGGGCGTCGCCGGCGGACTGTACGCGCTGCTGCTCGAGTTCATGGGTCCCGAGAACTTCGGTCTGCTGCTGTCGATCTCGTTCGTGACGCTGATCGTGGTCGGCGGGCTGGCCACGGTGCCCGGTGCCGTGCTCGGCGCGCTGTTCATCCAGTACGTGCCTCAGCTCACGTCGGCGATCAGCCCGGCAGCGACGGGCGCGGCCTATGGCCTGGTGCTCGTGCTGTTCGCGTTCTTCGTGCCGTTCGGGCTCGCGGGGCTCCTGCGCGGTGCGCTCGGTCCGGTGATCGCGAAGATCCCCGGGCGACGCTGA
- a CDS encoding branched-chain amino acid ABC transporter permease, whose product MILQQLADGIATGAIYGALALAIVLVYRASRTLNFAQGELALLGAYVSWQFTGWGLPIWSAMAASMAVLALLCVGLERVLFRPLVRRHQHLPLIIVSLGLMIAINALIGWIWTYQTKEVPALFGTGAVDLAGTAVSRQDIGIVFAVLGVALLLAVLFRFTRTGLRMRAAVSAPESAELSGVSTGRMMSLGWALSGAIGAVAGTLIAPELFLHPGMMAPVLIYAFAAATLGGLDSPVGALVGGVIVGVIENLAGSYLPGVGGELKQIFALVIIVGVLLLRPQGLFGRKELVRV is encoded by the coding sequence GTGATCCTGCAGCAACTCGCCGACGGCATCGCGACCGGCGCCATCTACGGGGCGCTGGCCCTCGCGATCGTTCTGGTCTACCGGGCGTCGCGGACGCTCAACTTCGCACAGGGCGAGCTCGCCCTGCTCGGCGCCTACGTCTCGTGGCAGTTCACCGGCTGGGGACTCCCGATCTGGTCCGCGATGGCCGCGTCGATGGCCGTGCTCGCCCTGCTGTGCGTGGGCCTTGAACGGGTGCTGTTCCGCCCCCTCGTGCGCCGGCACCAGCACCTGCCGCTCATCATCGTGAGCCTCGGGCTCATGATCGCCATCAACGCCCTGATCGGCTGGATCTGGACCTACCAGACCAAGGAGGTGCCCGCCCTGTTCGGCACGGGCGCCGTCGATCTGGCCGGAACGGCGGTCTCGCGGCAGGACATCGGGATCGTGTTCGCGGTGCTCGGGGTCGCCCTGCTGCTGGCGGTGCTGTTCCGCTTCACGCGCACCGGGCTGCGCATGCGGGCCGCGGTCTCGGCTCCGGAGTCGGCGGAGCTGTCCGGTGTCTCCACGGGCCGGATGATGTCGCTCGGCTGGGCGCTGTCCGGCGCGATCGGGGCCGTCGCTGGCACCCTCATCGCCCCGGAGCTGTTCCTCCACCCCGGCATGATGGCGCCGGTGCTCATCTACGCGTTCGCGGCCGCGACGCTCGGCGGACTGGACTCCCCCGTCGGCGCCCTCGTCGGCGGCGTGATCGTCGGAGTGATCGAGAACCTCGCCGGCAGCTATCTGCCGGGCGTGGGCGGCGAGCTCAAGCAGATCTTCGCCCTCGTCATCATCGTCGGCGTGCTGCTCCTGCGCCCCCAGGGCCTGTTCGGACGAAAGGAGCTGGTGCGGGTATGA